From the genome of Mucispirillum schaedleri ASF457:
AGACATGAGCTTTATTTTTTTATTAAGCAGTTTATACATGTAATTATAGGCTTTATAGCTTTAATGGCAGCATATAAAATACCTTTGAATTTTTACAGAAAGTTTGTAATGCCAATATTTTTTGTAACATTAATTCTTTTAATTGTAGTGTTTTTTATGCCGGGAGCAAATGGTGCAAAAAGGTGGATATATCTTCCTTTTGTAACTTTTCAGCCATCAGAGATAGCAAAGTTTACAGTTGTGCTTTATTTAGCCCATTATTTAGATAAAAAAAATGATAAAATGTGGGATTTTATGACTGGGTTTCTGCCAGCTACACTGCTTGTTGGTATTTTGGCAGCTTTAATTATTGTAGAGCCTGATTTTGGAACAACTACATTAATAGTTATTGTAGCTTTTACAATGTTTATAGTTGGCGGAGCAAGGCTTACCCATATTTTTGGAATAGTAGGTATAGTTATTCCTATATTAGTTGCGGCACTGCTTGCAGGGGAATACAGAAAAGCAAGGCTTTTAAACTTTTTAGACCCATGGCAGGACCAGTATGGTGTAGGTTATCAGCTAATTCAGAGCCTTGCCTCAGTTGGCAGTGGTGGTTTATTTGGCAGAGGGCTTGGAAATTCTACACAAAAACTTTTTTTTCTGCCTGAAGCACATACTGACTTTATATATGCAATTATTGCAGAAGAAACTGGGCTTATTGGAGCAAGTATAGTTTTTCTTATAATAGTATTTTTATTCAGGAAAAACTTACAGGCTGCTTTTATACATGAAGATAAATTTAAAAGACTGCTTGTATTTGGTCTTTCATTTTTGATATTTGTGCAAAGTTTTGTGCATGTATTTGTTGTTATAGGACTTCTTCCTACAAAAGGTTTAACACTGCCTTTTGTTTCTTATGGCGGCTCAGCACTTGTGGTTACAATGTTTTTCATAGGTGTTATTTTAAGGTCAATAGATGAGGCAGAAGTGCAATGAAAGTAATATTTGCAGGTGGCGGCACCGGCGGGCATTTATATCCTGCTGTTGCAATTAGTGAACAGTTAAAAAAAAATAATATAAATTACTACTTTATGGTATCAGACAGGGGCATAGAAAGGAATATTTTAAGACCATTAAACTGTCAGTTTGAAGAACAGAAAGTGTCTGCTTATATGAACCAGTCTGTAACTGGCAAAATAAAAGCATTGTTTAATATGATAAAAGCTACAGGCAGAGCATTAAAAGTAGTGCAGAAAGGTGATAAAGTAATATTAACAGGCGGGTTTGCTGCTGCACCATCTGCAATAGCTGCTGTTTTAAAAGGCTGTGATTTATATCTGCATGAGCAAAATAGTGTAATGGGGCTTGTAAATAGAATTTTTGCAAGGTTCAGCAAAAAAGTATTTTTATCATTTGAAAATACTAAAAATGCAAAAGGCAGCTTAATAGTTACCGGCAACCCTGTAAGAGAGGTTTTTTATAATACTGCACCTAAAAAAGATTATACTGGCAGGCTGCTTATTTTAGGCGGCTCTCAGGGCAGCAGAAAAATAAATAAATTAATTTCTTCATCAATTGATGAAATAATGTCATTAGGCTTTAATGTTACACATCAGTGTGGAGCAAAACTTTTTGATGAAACAGTGCAAATGTATGGCAGCAAGATTGATGAATATAAGGAAAGGCTTATTTTAAAGCCTTATATAGAAAATGCAGTTGATGAAATGAGTAATGCTGATATTATAGTTTCCCGCTCTGGAGCAGGGGCTGTTTTTGAAATAAAAGCATTAAAATGCCCTGCAATATATATTCCATTTGCTGCAGCAAGTGAAAATCACCAGTATTATAATGCTTTAGAAGAAAAAGAAAAAGGCTGCTGCATAATACTTGAAGAAGATAAGGCAGGGACTGCATCACTAAAAGATGCTTTAAATGAGATAAAAGAAAATATTACAGTTTTCAGGGACAATTTAGAAAAAAGCCCTGTGCAGAAAAGCAGCGAAATAATATTTAAAGAATTAGAAATTATATAGATGGAGTGTAGAATTGAATAGTGTATTTGGCAGATTTTCCCATATACATTTTGTAGGTATAGGCGGCATTGGAATGAGCGGTATTGCTGAAGTGCTGCATAATATGGGATTTAAAGTAAGCGGCTCAGATATAAACGAAAATGCTAATGTCAAAATGCTTAGAGAGATGGGTATTAAAATAAGCATTGGTCATGATGAATCAAATGTTGAATATGCAGATGTAATAGTTTATACAAGTGCAGCCCGTGATGATAATCCAGAACTTGTTAGAGCCAGACAGGAAAGAAAGCCTGTTATTAAGCGTGGAGAAATGCTTTCTGAACTTATGAGATTAAAGTTTGCAGTAGCTGTTGCAGGCTCTCATGGCAAAACTACAACTACTTCTATGGTGGCAGAGATTGTCAAAGCTGCTAAATTAGACCCAACAATATTAATAGGCGGCAGATTAAACAGCACTAACAATAATGCAAGCTATGGTAAAAGTAACATAATGATTGCAGAAGCAGATGAGAGTGACAGGTCCTTTTTAATGCTTTATCCATCTATTGCTGTTATTACAAATATAGATTATGAGCATATGGAAAGTTATAAAGATTTTGATGATGTAAAAGAAAGTTTTACAGAGTTTGCTAATATGGTGCCATTTTATGGAACAAGTGTTTTATGTATTGATAATAATAATGTGGCAGATATAATACCAAACATTACAAAAAGATTTATCACTTACGGCACAAAGGCACAAGCTGACATTAGAGCAGTTAATATTAAAAAAGACGGTTTTAGTGTATCTTATGATGTTAAAAAAGGTGAAGATATTTTAGGGCATATTGAAATAATGCTTCCGGGGGACCATATTGTATTAAACTCTCTTGCAGCATTAACAGCAGCTATGGAAATGGGTATAGAGTTTGACATAATTGCAGAAACTCTTAAAAACTTTTCAGGTGTTCAGAGAAGAATGTCTATAAGATATAAAAGTGAAAAATATATTGTGATAGATGATTACGGCCACCACCCAACAGAGATTGCAACCACATTGAAAGCTGTCCGTGAAGCAAGCCCTGAAAGCAGTATTGTTGTTATATTTCAGCCACACAGATATACAAGAACAAGGGATTTAATGAGCGATTTTGCAAAATGTTTTATGGATGCAGATAAACTTTATATCACAGATATATATGCAGCAAGTGAAAAAGCTATTGAAGGCATTGTGGCAGAAAAATTAATTGCAGAAGTGAAAAATCATGGATTTAAAGATGTTTCTTATCTTCCAAATTTAAATGATTCGCTATCTGATTTTGATGATAATAATGAGAAACATACTATTATTATGACTTTTGGTGCAGGAAGCATAACTAATTTTTCATATATAATTGCAGATTATTTAAAAGAAAGGGGCAAATAATGGATAAAAACAGTAAAATATGTGTTATTTACGGTGGAATGAGTGCAGAAAGGGAAGTGTCTCTTAAAAGCGGCAAAAATATGGCGGACGCTCTTTTAAAAAATTTTCCTAATGTGTCGTTAATAGATGCAGATTTTTCTTTGGCTGAAAAATTAGCAGTATTAAAACCTGATTTATGTGTCATAGCTTTACATGGCACATACGGAGAAGATGGCTGTGTTCAAGGTATGCTTGAAATGATGGGAATACCTTATACTGGTGCAGGAGTTGCTGCAAGTGCTGTTGCTTTTGATAAACTTTTAGCAAAACATACTTTTATAGATTATGGACTACCTACACCAAAATATACTATTTTAAAGGAAGATGACAAGCAGCCTCCATTTATGCCATGTGTTGTAAAACCAGCAAGGCAGGGTTCAAGTATAGGTATTAGAATAGTAAAAGATATAAAAGACTATGCAGCAGCTGTTGAAGAAGCATTTAAATATGACAGTAAAGTATTATGCGAAGAATTTATAGAAGGTAAAGAGCTGACTATTCCTGTTATGGATATGCAGGCATTTCCACCTATATGGATACGACCTAAAAAAGGCTTTTACAACTATGAAAATAAATATACTGCTGGTATGACAGAATATCTGCTTGATACTGGTTTAAGTTCATCAAGGCTTAAAAGTTTAAAAAAACTTGCAGTAAAAGCATATAGTGCATGTGGCTGCAGGTCTATGGCAAGAATAGATATTATTGCAACAGATAGAAAATTTTATGTAATAGAAGTAAATACTATTCCTGGTATGACTGCCACATCATTAGTGCCAAAATCTGCCAGTAAATTAGGTATTTCTTTTGAAGATATTGTAAAAAGAATTGCAGAAAGTGCATCACTTGATAATAAATAAAGGAAGGGGATAAGATAATGAAAGGCGGCATTATCAAACTTGTATTATTATCAGGGTTTGTTTTTGGTGTAGGCTTTGGAGCTGCAACAGTAGTTAATAAAATAAAGCAGACTAATGTGTTTGTCATTAAAAGTGTAGAAGTGCAGGGAGTAATCAATGCAGACAGACAGGCTATTAAAAAGATAGGCACAAAGTTTATAGGGCTTAATCTTTTTGACAGCAGGCTTAAAGAAACTATTGTTTCAGATGACCCATGGGTGCAGCGAATAATAGCAAGCAAAGTATTACCTGATAAAGTTAATTTAATAGTTTATGAGGAAAAGGCTTTATTTCCTTTTAAAAACAGGCAAAACAAATGTTTTGTATTTACAGGCAGCGGCAAAGAAATGTCTTTTACCTGCAATAATGTAAATATAAAAACAGCAAATAAAATTCATTTTGATAATGCTATGAAATTTGCTGCTATATTAGAGCAGATGCCGGAACTTAGGGATAAACAGATAACCTTAAAAGATTACAGTTTTGAAGTTGTAATGGGTAATGAAGTGCTTCGTTGTCCTTATGATTATGAGCTTTTGAAAAATAATTATGTATTATATGAAAATACAATTAAAGAAAGATATAAAAGCATAGAATATGCTGATTTAACTGTAAATAACAGAATATATGTAAAGGGGGTGCTCCATGCCTCATAAAGATAATATATATGTAGGTCTGGATATTGGCACAACAAAAATATGCACAGTTGTTGCCCGCCAGAATGCAGAGGGTGGTATTGATGTTATTGGGCTTGGTTCTGCTCCAAGCACAGG
Proteins encoded in this window:
- the ftsW gene encoding putative lipid II flippase FtsW — encoded protein: MINIKDIRFQILSICALLIMIGLIFIYNTSAPQAIRLERHELYFFIKQFIHVIIGFIALMAAYKIPLNFYRKFVMPIFFVTLILLIVVFFMPGANGAKRWIYLPFVTFQPSEIAKFTVVLYLAHYLDKKNDKMWDFMTGFLPATLLVGILAALIIVEPDFGTTTLIVIVAFTMFIVGGARLTHIFGIVGIVIPILVAALLAGEYRKARLLNFLDPWQDQYGVGYQLIQSLASVGSGGLFGRGLGNSTQKLFFLPEAHTDFIYAIIAEETGLIGASIVFLIIVFLFRKNLQAAFIHEDKFKRLLVFGLSFLIFVQSFVHVFVVIGLLPTKGLTLPFVSYGGSALVVTMFFIGVILRSIDEAEVQ
- a CDS encoding UDP-N-acetylglucosamine--N-acetylmuramyl-(pentapeptide) pyrophosphoryl-undecaprenol N-acetylglucosamine transferase, translating into MKVIFAGGGTGGHLYPAVAISEQLKKNNINYYFMVSDRGIERNILRPLNCQFEEQKVSAYMNQSVTGKIKALFNMIKATGRALKVVQKGDKVILTGGFAAAPSAIAAVLKGCDLYLHEQNSVMGLVNRIFARFSKKVFLSFENTKNAKGSLIVTGNPVREVFYNTAPKKDYTGRLLILGGSQGSRKINKLISSSIDEIMSLGFNVTHQCGAKLFDETVQMYGSKIDEYKERLILKPYIENAVDEMSNADIIVSRSGAGAVFEIKALKCPAIYIPFAAASENHQYYNALEEKEKGCCIILEEDKAGTASLKDALNEIKENITVFRDNLEKSPVQKSSEIIFKELEII
- the murC gene encoding UDP-N-acetylmuramate--L-alanine ligase produces the protein MNSVFGRFSHIHFVGIGGIGMSGIAEVLHNMGFKVSGSDINENANVKMLREMGIKISIGHDESNVEYADVIVYTSAARDDNPELVRARQERKPVIKRGEMLSELMRLKFAVAVAGSHGKTTTTSMVAEIVKAAKLDPTILIGGRLNSTNNNASYGKSNIMIAEADESDRSFLMLYPSIAVITNIDYEHMESYKDFDDVKESFTEFANMVPFYGTSVLCIDNNNVADIIPNITKRFITYGTKAQADIRAVNIKKDGFSVSYDVKKGEDILGHIEIMLPGDHIVLNSLAALTAAMEMGIEFDIIAETLKNFSGVQRRMSIRYKSEKYIVIDDYGHHPTEIATTLKAVREASPESSIVVIFQPHRYTRTRDLMSDFAKCFMDADKLYITDIYAASEKAIEGIVAEKLIAEVKNHGFKDVSYLPNLNDSLSDFDDNNEKHTIIMTFGAGSITNFSYIIADYLKERGK
- a CDS encoding D-alanine--D-alanine ligase: MDKNSKICVIYGGMSAEREVSLKSGKNMADALLKNFPNVSLIDADFSLAEKLAVLKPDLCVIALHGTYGEDGCVQGMLEMMGIPYTGAGVAASAVAFDKLLAKHTFIDYGLPTPKYTILKEDDKQPPFMPCVVKPARQGSSIGIRIVKDIKDYAAAVEEAFKYDSKVLCEEFIEGKELTIPVMDMQAFPPIWIRPKKGFYNYENKYTAGMTEYLLDTGLSSSRLKSLKKLAVKAYSACGCRSMARIDIIATDRKFYVIEVNTIPGMTATSLVPKSASKLGISFEDIVKRIAESASLDNK
- a CDS encoding cell division protein FtsQ/DivIB, yielding MKGGIIKLVLLSGFVFGVGFGAATVVNKIKQTNVFVIKSVEVQGVINADRQAIKKIGTKFIGLNLFDSRLKETIVSDDPWVQRIIASKVLPDKVNLIVYEEKALFPFKNRQNKCFVFTGSGKEMSFTCNNVNIKTANKIHFDNAMKFAAILEQMPELRDKQITLKDYSFEVVMGNEVLRCPYDYELLKNNYVLYENTIKERYKSIEYADLTVNNRIYVKGVLHAS